The following proteins are encoded in a genomic region of Saccharopolyspora antimicrobica:
- a CDS encoding HNH endonuclease signature motif containing protein, which yields MTPLMTTQDATPAAGAGAVVSALPAWDMPTPGGSCPPAVTSLTDEELATRIGEVERQIRQARMEQLRLIAEADRRRLHAARGVRSTQVWLKNLLNIDGQDATNRVRIATATLPNTGEDTDNAAGVAGPEVALPATGQALGEGVIGLEHARVISRCVSRLPEHAQHRAGEVERLLVENACRQCPRDLAKLADRVRYMLDADGAVADEQAQFESRELHYATARDGMLVIKARLDRETGAKFVTALRPLAAPRPETDGVKDPRTVGQRNADGLATLLDLVLDTDGMPRTGGQKPHLTVTIDYTDLKNQLPTTTNGEIITPAGGAGMLEGTGQYLSPHTIRRIACDCEVLPMVLGSDSLPLDVGASQRTAPTHIRAALLARDGVCAFPECDHPAGTPQAHHIVHWVDGGPTSAENMVMLCAHHHRTIHNHHWHIQLDHGHPVFTPPANVDPARTPRSGGKAQPATHRHALRRLNTPPESGPPEAPPLART from the coding sequence ATGACACCGCTGATGACCACCCAGGACGCGACGCCCGCCGCTGGCGCGGGTGCGGTCGTGTCCGCCTTGCCCGCGTGGGACATGCCCACGCCGGGCGGGTCGTGCCCGCCTGCGGTGACCTCCCTGACCGATGAGGAACTCGCGACCCGGATCGGTGAGGTGGAACGGCAGATTCGTCAGGCGCGGATGGAGCAGCTGCGGTTGATCGCCGAGGCCGACCGCCGCCGCCTGCACGCCGCTCGTGGTGTGCGCTCCACGCAGGTGTGGCTGAAGAACCTGCTCAACATCGACGGCCAGGACGCCACGAACCGTGTCCGTATCGCCACCGCCACCTTGCCGAACACCGGTGAGGACACCGACAACGCCGCTGGTGTCGCTGGGCCGGAGGTTGCGCTACCGGCGACCGGACAAGCACTCGGTGAGGGTGTGATCGGGCTGGAGCACGCGCGGGTGATCTCCCGCTGTGTGTCCCGGCTGCCTGAGCACGCCCAGCACCGTGCCGGTGAGGTGGAACGGTTGTTGGTGGAGAACGCCTGCCGTCAGTGCCCCCGTGATCTGGCCAAGCTGGCCGACCGGGTGCGCTACATGCTCGACGCCGACGGTGCCGTCGCGGACGAGCAGGCCCAGTTCGAATCCCGAGAACTGCACTACGCCACCGCCCGCGACGGAATGCTGGTCATCAAAGCCCGCCTGGACCGCGAGACCGGGGCGAAGTTCGTCACCGCCCTGCGCCCCCTGGCCGCGCCGCGCCCGGAAACCGACGGGGTCAAGGACCCCCGCACGGTCGGGCAACGCAACGCCGACGGCCTGGCCACCCTGCTCGACCTCGTGCTCGACACCGACGGAATGCCCCGCACCGGTGGGCAGAAGCCGCACCTGACCGTCACCATCGACTACACCGACCTGAAAAACCAGCTCCCCACCACCACCAACGGCGAGATCATCACCCCCGCTGGTGGGGCGGGGATGCTGGAAGGCACCGGCCAGTACCTCAGCCCGCACACCATCCGCAGGATCGCCTGCGACTGCGAGGTCCTGCCCATGGTCCTCGGCAGCGACAGCCTGCCTTTGGACGTGGGGGCATCGCAGCGGACCGCACCGACGCATATCCGTGCCGCGCTGCTGGCCCGCGACGGCGTCTGCGCCTTCCCCGAATGTGACCACCCGGCCGGAACGCCGCAGGCCCATCACATCGTGCACTGGGTCGACGGCGGCCCCACCAGCGCGGAGAACATGGTGATGCTGTGTGCCCATCACCACCGCACCATCCACAACCACCACTGGCACATCCAACTCGACCACGGCCACCCGGTATTCACACCACCGGCAAACGTGGACCCGGCACGCACACCCCGGTCTGGCGGGAAAGCCCAACCCGCCACACACCGCCACGCCCTCCGCCGCCTGAACACACCACCGGAGAGCGGGCCGCCAGAGGCTCCACCCTTGGCGAGAACCTGA
- a CDS encoding four-carbon acid sugar kinase family protein, whose product MADGRIALWRTEKQVTMGSRVLVVADDLSGAGDSGVPFALREMRTLLALDDTGDAEVFVADTDSRHATPERAAERVAAALRGHAEGRVVFKKIDSTLRGNLAAEIGAIVAHADGAGVLLCPASPATGRTVLGGVVHINGIPLHHTEAWAAEQTEPPTDIASTLKPLAVKHVALASIRGNAAALRTRLAELLAEVDVVVCDAVSESDLRAVVTAGMAAPNQPCWVGSAGLADALAEQLRPGREVDPPPPVNGNALAVVGSANGVSREQAEFLGEHFPHIRRLSVRNLLDANAAALARMSDQVRDALKTGDVVVTLDGPVDVTVARRLNTALAEVCAPATSGAALLVLTGGETARAVLSRRGVTGLRLLNELEPGVVLARTEPQPGYVITKAGGFGTPETLHRAVTAARSGGDF is encoded by the coding sequence GTGGCGGATGGCCGAATTGCGCTGTGGCGAACAGAAAAGCAGGTGACCATGGGATCGCGAGTGCTGGTTGTGGCGGACGACCTCAGTGGCGCAGGTGACTCGGGTGTTCCCTTCGCGTTGCGCGAAATGCGCACGTTGCTTGCTCTGGACGACACCGGGGACGCCGAGGTGTTCGTCGCGGACACGGACAGCAGGCACGCGACTCCGGAGCGCGCGGCGGAGCGGGTGGCCGCGGCCCTGCGCGGTCACGCCGAGGGACGAGTGGTGTTCAAGAAGATCGACTCGACCTTGCGCGGCAACCTGGCGGCGGAGATCGGTGCGATCGTGGCCCATGCCGATGGCGCGGGCGTGCTGCTCTGCCCGGCCTCGCCGGCGACCGGGCGAACGGTCCTCGGTGGTGTGGTTCACATCAACGGAATTCCCTTGCACCACACCGAGGCGTGGGCTGCGGAGCAGACCGAGCCGCCGACCGACATCGCCTCGACGCTCAAACCGCTCGCGGTGAAGCACGTGGCGCTGGCCTCGATCCGGGGGAACGCGGCAGCCCTGCGAACCCGCCTGGCCGAACTGCTGGCCGAGGTCGATGTGGTCGTCTGCGACGCGGTGTCGGAAAGCGACCTCCGAGCGGTGGTCACGGCGGGGATGGCGGCACCGAACCAACCCTGCTGGGTGGGCTCGGCAGGCTTGGCCGACGCGTTGGCCGAGCAGTTGCGACCGGGACGCGAAGTGGATCCGCCACCGCCGGTGAACGGGAACGCGCTCGCCGTGGTCGGCAGTGCCAACGGGGTCTCCCGAGAGCAGGCCGAGTTCTTGGGCGAGCACTTCCCGCACATCCGCCGGTTATCGGTGCGCAACCTCCTCGATGCCAACGCCGCAGCTCTCGCGCGAATGTCCGATCAGGTTCGTGACGCACTCAAGACGGGCGACGTAGTGGTCACCTTGGACGGCCCGGTCGACGTCACCGTTGCCCGTAGGCTGAACACCGCTCTCGCCGAGGTGTGCGCTCCCGCGACCAGTGGAGCGGCACTGCTCGTCCTCACCGGTGGCGAGACCGCGCGCGCCGTGCTGAGCCGCCGAGGCGTCACCGGTTTGCGTTTGCTGAACGAACTCGAACCTGGTGTGGTGCTGGCGCGTACTGAGCCTCAGCCTGGTTACGTGATCACCAAGGCAGGTGGCTTTGGTACGCCGGAGACGTTGCACCGGGCCGTTACCGCTGCTCGATCCGGTGGCGACTTCTGA
- a CDS encoding response regulator produces MTTRVFVVDDHDVIRRGIAALVAAEDDLELVGEASSVAEALAWVPRAEPHVAVLDVRLPDGNGVELCRELQSQLPELRCLMLTSFDDHEALMDAIMAGAAGFVLKGVVSQELVSAIRTAGAGRSLLSPQKTEAMLTWLRKEQQEADPLRVLTARERQVLELIGEGLTNREVAKRMFLAEKTIKNYVSQMLAKLAMRHRSEAAVLATELRLDRDSRNKR; encoded by the coding sequence ATGACGACACGGGTGTTCGTGGTCGACGACCACGATGTGATCCGCCGCGGCATCGCTGCGCTGGTGGCTGCCGAGGACGACCTGGAACTGGTCGGCGAGGCCTCCAGCGTTGCCGAAGCACTGGCCTGGGTGCCCAGAGCCGAGCCGCACGTCGCGGTCCTCGACGTGCGGCTGCCCGACGGCAACGGCGTCGAGCTGTGCCGGGAACTGCAGTCGCAGCTGCCCGAGCTGCGCTGCCTGATGCTCACCTCCTTCGACGACCACGAAGCGCTGATGGACGCGATCATGGCCGGTGCCGCCGGGTTCGTGCTCAAGGGCGTGGTCAGCCAGGAGCTGGTCAGCGCCATCCGCACGGCCGGGGCCGGCCGGTCGCTGCTGAGCCCGCAGAAGACCGAGGCGATGCTGACCTGGCTGCGCAAGGAACAGCAGGAGGCCGACCCGCTGCGCGTGCTGACCGCTCGCGAACGGCAGGTGCTGGAACTGATCGGTGAAGGCCTCACCAACCGCGAGGTCGCCAAGCGCATGTTCCTCGCCGAGAAGACCATCAAGAACTACGTGTCCCAGATGCTGGCCAAGCTGGCCATGCGGCACCGCAGCGAGGCGGCCGTGCTGGCCACCGAACTGCGCCTCGACCGGGATTCGCGAAACAAGCGCTGA
- a CDS encoding BCCT family transporter has product MAQANSPSSPPDRLGTVFYTSVALCALFVLWATLFTDSLDAVTKTALNWITGSFGWVYLVASLAMLGFLALLAFSRFGRIRLGADDDRPEFSTVSWLAMILAAVMGIGLVSYGVSEPIAHFADPPHDLAQPGSKHAAVVAMQHSFFDWGLHAWAIFAVFGIALGYSTHRKGRKGLISPMLRPLLGDRVEGPLGKAIDVLAIFATLFGTTTSLGLGALQINGGLARVFGASGGTGTQVAIIAVVTLLFTISAITGLHKGIRFLSETSMGLTVVLFGFVLVLGPTGFVFNLLVESLGQYAGDFIPMSLRTGTFGELEWMQSWTYFMLAWWISWGAFVGVFLARISKGRTIREFVLAVLGVPSAVFFLWFTAFGGSAIFHDAFRGGRIAEAAAEDSNNAIFAMLETLPWPAVTSVIAMALVLLFFISGADANTFVLSMLSSGGTPRPRASVLTLWGALTGLTAIVLLLAGGLDALQNTVIVTAAPFVLVMIALAVSLWRELQKDPLFSPEVEREPVATGAKDPTD; this is encoded by the coding sequence ATGGCGCAAGCCAACTCACCATCGTCCCCTCCTGATCGGCTGGGCACGGTCTTCTACACCTCGGTGGCGCTCTGCGCCCTGTTCGTGCTGTGGGCCACGCTGTTCACCGACAGCCTCGACGCCGTCACCAAGACCGCGCTGAACTGGATCACCGGCTCCTTCGGCTGGGTCTACCTGGTGGCGAGCCTGGCCATGCTCGGCTTCCTGGCGCTGCTGGCGTTCAGCCGCTTCGGCCGCATCCGGCTCGGCGCGGACGACGACCGGCCGGAGTTCAGCACGGTCAGCTGGCTGGCGATGATCCTGGCCGCCGTGATGGGCATCGGCCTGGTCTCCTACGGGGTGTCGGAACCCATCGCCCACTTCGCCGACCCGCCGCACGACCTGGCCCAGCCGGGCAGCAAGCACGCCGCCGTGGTCGCGATGCAGCACTCCTTCTTCGACTGGGGCCTGCACGCCTGGGCGATCTTCGCGGTGTTCGGCATCGCGCTGGGCTACTCGACCCACCGCAAGGGCCGCAAGGGCCTGATCAGCCCGATGCTGCGGCCGCTGCTGGGCGATCGCGTCGAAGGCCCGCTCGGCAAGGCGATCGATGTGCTGGCGATCTTCGCGACGCTGTTCGGCACGACCACCTCGCTGGGTCTGGGCGCGCTGCAGATCAACGGCGGCCTGGCCCGGGTGTTCGGCGCCTCCGGCGGCACCGGCACGCAGGTCGCGATCATCGCCGTGGTCACCCTGCTGTTCACGATCTCCGCGATCACCGGCCTGCACAAGGGCATCCGCTTCCTCAGCGAGACGAGCATGGGGCTGACGGTGGTGCTGTTCGGTTTCGTGCTGGTGCTCGGGCCGACCGGGTTCGTGTTCAACCTGCTGGTCGAGTCGCTGGGCCAGTACGCGGGCGACTTCATCCCGATGAGCCTGCGCACCGGCACCTTCGGCGAACTGGAGTGGATGCAGAGCTGGACCTACTTCATGCTCGCCTGGTGGATCTCGTGGGGCGCCTTCGTCGGGGTGTTCCTGGCCCGCATCTCCAAGGGCCGCACGATCCGCGAGTTCGTGCTGGCCGTCCTCGGCGTGCCCAGCGCGGTGTTCTTCCTCTGGTTCACCGCCTTCGGCGGATCGGCGATCTTCCACGACGCGTTCCGCGGCGGCCGGATCGCCGAGGCCGCGGCGGAGGACTCCAACAACGCGATCTTCGCCATGCTTGAAACGCTGCCGTGGCCCGCGGTCACATCGGTGATCGCGATGGCGCTGGTCCTGCTGTTCTTCATCTCCGGGGCGGACGCCAACACCTTCGTGCTGAGCATGCTCTCCTCCGGCGGCACACCCCGGCCACGCGCATCGGTGCTGACCCTGTGGGGCGCGCTGACCGGGTTGACCGCGATCGTGCTGCTGCTCGCGGGCGGCCTGGACGCCCTCCAGAACACGGTGATCGTCACAGCCGCACCGTTCGTGCTCGTCATGATCGCGCTGGCGGTATCGCTGTGGCGGGAGTTGCAGAAGGATCCGCTGTTCTCGCCCGAGGTCGAACGGGAGCCGGTCGCGACAGGGGCGAAGGACCCGACCGACTGA
- a CDS encoding HAMP domain-containing protein yields MSSRPPDVAAAELVAAPRMSEDALLTRLAMALQELRDGNFRRRLVSSGGGLVGEIATAFNELAERNQLLVGELQRISAASDRGEWPITPIDFDGVGQGGWALAANAVNGMVRSLLAPVAELNRVLDALTRGDLTQRMPRRESDGQLPGEMAGLSAAVNEMLDQLSLFAEEITRVAREIGTEGKLGGQAKVPGLLGTWRDLADSVNGMSADLTGQVRDISHVAKAVAAGDLSRKITVEVSGETRELKETINTMVDQLSAFADEVTRLAREVANEGRLGGQAEVPGAAGTWRDLTDSVNFMARNLTNQVRSIAQVATAVARGDLSKKIDVDARGEILELKNTINTMVDQLSAFADEVTRVAREVGTEGKLGGQARVHGVAGTWKDLTDNVNIMADNLTNQVRSIAQVATAVAGGDLSKKITVEAKGEVAALAGTINGMVETLRAFAEQVTLVSREVGTEGILGGQARVHGVAGTWKDLTDNVNIMARNLTNQVRNIAQVTTAVARGDLSKKIDVDARGEILELKETINTMVDQLSAFASEVTRVAREVGTEGKLGGQAEVADVSGTWQRLTDSVNRLAGNLTTQVRAIAQVATAVTEGDLTRQITVDASGEVAELKDNINAMINNLKETTRDNQEQDWLKTNLARMSALMQGQHDLDALAQLIMSELTPLVAAQYAAFFLRRTSQDGRTVLERTAGYGRPPGNGRTLRFEPGESLVGQAAVDRRSIVVNNAPPGHIRIGTGLGEMTPTNVAIVPVLFEGEVLAVIELASVTEFTPVHLDLLERLKETIGVDVNTIVANSRTEALLDESQHLAKELQARSEQLQQQQTELQRSNTELEEKAALLASRNRDIELKNIEIEQARQELEERARQLSQASAYKSEFLANMSHELRTPLNSVLILAKLLADNMEGNLTPQQIDLAKTVHQAGTDLLQLINDVLDLSKVEAGQMHLLPEDVELADLAAHVESLYRPLAADKGLDFEVIVAPSVPPTVRTDRNRLEQIVRNLLSNAVKFTDKGRVELRVRLAQSTEVTAQSLRRAGLRVAFSVRDTGIGIPADKLTLIFEAFQQVDGTTVRKYGGTGLGLSISRELTALLGGELQVRSEPGEGSTFTLYLPVETQSAEPERPVARAHPPSEAESSLDVSAEGIDPPLRSTELSRQEGHQHPRRPAEPEGHTSVRFNGEKVLVVDDDDRSVQAITALLEQHGLQVVSADNAVAGLNALHKHGDVAIVLMDVMMPEMDGNATIRIIRQMPRHRNLAIIAVTAKAMKGDREQSLAAGATECMTKPVDVNELLDLLSEHLPAGLATDEEPAGPG; encoded by the coding sequence ATGTCGTCACGACCGCCGGACGTCGCGGCCGCGGAACTGGTGGCCGCACCGCGGATGAGCGAGGACGCGCTGCTGACCAGGCTGGCGATGGCGCTGCAGGAGCTGCGGGACGGCAACTTCCGGCGTCGCCTGGTGTCCTCCGGCGGCGGCCTGGTCGGCGAGATCGCCACCGCGTTCAACGAACTGGCCGAGCGCAACCAGCTGCTGGTCGGAGAACTCCAGCGGATCAGCGCCGCCTCCGACCGCGGCGAGTGGCCGATCACGCCCATCGACTTCGACGGCGTCGGCCAGGGCGGTTGGGCGCTCGCCGCGAACGCCGTCAACGGCATGGTGCGCAGCCTGCTGGCGCCGGTGGCGGAGCTCAACCGAGTGCTCGACGCGCTCACCCGCGGTGACCTCACGCAGCGGATGCCGCGCCGGGAATCCGACGGGCAGCTGCCCGGCGAGATGGCCGGGCTGAGCGCGGCGGTCAACGAGATGCTCGACCAGCTCTCGCTGTTCGCCGAGGAGATCACCCGGGTGGCGCGGGAGATCGGCACCGAGGGCAAGCTCGGCGGCCAGGCGAAGGTGCCCGGCCTGCTGGGCACCTGGCGGGACCTGGCCGATTCGGTCAACGGCATGTCCGCCGACCTGACCGGGCAGGTGCGCGACATCTCCCACGTCGCGAAGGCCGTCGCGGCCGGCGACCTCAGCCGCAAGATCACCGTCGAGGTCTCCGGCGAGACCCGGGAGCTCAAGGAGACCATCAACACGATGGTCGACCAGCTCTCGGCCTTCGCCGACGAGGTGACCCGGCTGGCCCGCGAGGTGGCCAATGAGGGACGGCTCGGCGGTCAGGCGGAGGTGCCCGGTGCGGCCGGGACCTGGCGCGACCTGACCGACTCGGTCAACTTCATGGCCCGCAACCTGACCAACCAGGTGCGCAGCATCGCGCAGGTGGCCACCGCGGTGGCCCGCGGTGACCTGTCGAAGAAGATCGACGTGGACGCCCGCGGCGAGATCCTGGAGCTCAAGAACACGATCAACACGATGGTCGACCAGCTCTCGGCCTTCGCCGACGAGGTCACCAGGGTGGCCCGCGAAGTGGGCACCGAGGGCAAGCTCGGTGGTCAGGCTCGGGTGCACGGGGTGGCGGGGACCTGGAAGGACCTCACCGACAACGTCAACATCATGGCCGACAACCTGACCAACCAGGTGCGCAGCATCGCGCAGGTGGCCACCGCGGTGGCCGGGGGTGACCTGTCGAAGAAGATCACCGTGGAGGCCAAGGGCGAGGTCGCCGCGCTGGCCGGGACGATCAACGGGATGGTCGAGACGCTGCGCGCGTTCGCCGAGCAGGTGACCCTCGTGTCCCGCGAGGTCGGCACCGAAGGCATCCTCGGTGGTCAGGCTCGGGTGCACGGGGTGGCGGGGACCTGGAAGGACCTCACCGACAACGTCAACATCATGGCCCGCAACCTGACCAACCAGGTGCGCAACATCGCGCAGGTGACCACCGCGGTGGCCCGCGGCGATCTGTCGAAGAAGATCGACGTGGACGCCCGCGGCGAGATCTTGGAGCTCAAGGAGACGATCAACACGATGGTCGACCAGCTCTCCGCCTTCGCCTCCGAGGTCACCAGGGTGGCCCGCGAGGTCGGCACCGAGGGCAAGCTCGGCGGCCAGGCCGAGGTCGCCGACGTCTCCGGCACCTGGCAGCGGCTCACCGACAGCGTCAACCGGCTGGCGGGCAACCTCACCACCCAGGTCCGCGCCATCGCGCAGGTGGCCACCGCGGTCACCGAAGGCGACCTCACCAGGCAGATCACCGTCGACGCCTCGGGGGAGGTGGCCGAGCTCAAGGACAACATCAACGCCATGATCAACAACCTGAAGGAGACCACCCGGGACAACCAGGAGCAGGACTGGCTCAAGACCAACCTGGCCCGGATGTCGGCGTTGATGCAGGGCCAGCACGACCTGGACGCGCTCGCGCAGCTGATCATGAGCGAGCTGACGCCGCTGGTCGCGGCGCAGTACGCCGCCTTCTTCCTGCGCCGTACCAGCCAGGACGGCCGTACTGTCCTGGAGCGCACAGCGGGCTACGGACGCCCGCCGGGCAACGGCCGGACGCTGCGCTTCGAGCCCGGTGAGTCGCTCGTCGGCCAGGCCGCCGTCGACCGCAGGTCGATCGTGGTGAACAACGCGCCACCGGGCCACATCCGGATCGGCACCGGACTCGGCGAGATGACCCCGACGAACGTGGCGATCGTGCCGGTGCTGTTCGAAGGGGAGGTGCTGGCGGTCATCGAGCTCGCCTCCGTCACCGAGTTCACCCCGGTGCACCTGGACCTCCTGGAACGGCTCAAGGAGACCATCGGCGTCGACGTCAACACCATCGTGGCCAACTCGCGCACCGAAGCGCTGCTGGACGAGTCCCAGCACCTGGCCAAGGAGCTGCAGGCCCGCTCCGAGCAGTTGCAGCAGCAGCAGACCGAACTCCAGCGCTCCAACACCGAACTGGAGGAGAAGGCCGCGCTGCTGGCCAGCCGCAACCGCGACATCGAGCTCAAGAACATCGAGATCGAGCAGGCCCGGCAGGAACTGGAGGAGCGGGCCCGGCAGCTGTCGCAGGCCTCGGCCTACAAGTCGGAGTTCCTGGCGAACATGTCGCACGAGCTGCGAACGCCGCTCAACAGCGTGCTGATCCTGGCCAAGCTGCTCGCCGACAACATGGAGGGCAACCTCACCCCGCAGCAGATCGACCTGGCCAAGACCGTGCACCAGGCGGGCACCGACCTGCTGCAGCTGATCAACGACGTGCTCGACCTGTCCAAGGTGGAAGCCGGGCAGATGCACCTGCTGCCGGAGGACGTGGAACTGGCCGACCTCGCCGCGCACGTCGAGTCGCTGTACCGGCCGCTGGCGGCGGACAAGGGACTGGACTTCGAAGTGATCGTGGCGCCGTCGGTGCCGCCCACGGTGCGCACCGACCGCAACCGGCTGGAGCAGATCGTGCGCAACCTGCTGTCCAACGCGGTGAAGTTCACCGACAAGGGACGCGTCGAACTGCGGGTCCGCCTGGCGCAGTCCACCGAGGTCACCGCGCAGAGCCTGCGGCGGGCCGGCCTGCGGGTGGCGTTCTCGGTCCGCGACACCGGCATCGGCATCCCGGCCGACAAGCTGACCCTGATCTTCGAGGCCTTCCAGCAGGTGGACGGCACCACCGTCCGCAAGTACGGCGGCACCGGCCTGGGCCTGTCGATCAGCCGCGAGCTGACCGCCCTGCTCGGCGGCGAGCTGCAGGTGCGCAGCGAACCCGGCGAGGGCAGCACCTTCACCCTCTACCTGCCGGTGGAGACCCAATCGGCCGAGCCGGAGCGCCCGGTCGCCCGGGCCCACCCGCCGTCCGAGGCGGAGAGCAGCCTGGACGTGTCGGCCGAGGGCATCGACCCGCCGCTGCGCTCCACCGAGCTGAGCAGGCAGGAAGGCCACCAGCACCCGCGGCGCCCCGCCGAACCGGAAGGGCACACGTCAGTGCGGTTCAACGGCGAGAAGGTGCTGGTCGTCGACGACGACGACCGCAGCGTCCAGGCGATCACGGCGCTCCTGGAGCAGCACGGCCTGCAGGTGGTGTCCGCGGACAACGCGGTGGCCGGGCTCAACGCGCTGCACAAGCACGGGGACGTCGCGATCGTGCTGATGGACGTGATGATGCCGGAGATGGACGGCAACGCCACCATCCGCATCATCCGGCAGATGCCGCGCCACCGGAACCTGGCGATCATCGCCGTCACCGCCAAGGCGATGAAGGGCGACCGGGAGCAGAGCCTCGCCGCCGGGGCCACCGAGTGCATGACCAAACCGGTCGACGTGAACGAACTGCTGGACCTGCTCTCCGAGCACCTGCCGGCCGGTCTCGCCACCGACGAGGAACCGGCCGGGCCCGGGTGA
- the solA gene encoding N-methyl-L-tryptophan oxidase, whose amino-acid sequence MAPAGLDAQVGIVGTGTMGSMLAWQLARRGVRVLAFEQFSPGHDRGAVGGETRLFRLAYAEGNQYVPLLRDSLRLWRELEDESGSEILTQCGGLSIGESGGDYISGLLASARATDVPISVLSAAEVAERHPQHRLLDGEIAVLDEQAGFLRCEQAVLSATRVAEQAGAEVLRYTEVTELAEESDSVLVRTADGSSHRVGQVVVAAGSWAARFLPARLAAAVQSRRVLLSWFGTDDIDAYRSEVFPIFVHHHGDQHLYGMPTVDGVMVKVAGAVLSHPVPAPEAVERRHSMAEIRRVSDAVGEFLPGLHPEPIRTDAFTDLYTTDECPLVGRVGERIVVTTGHSGRGFKYSPGMAAAVADVLSGAADPRYAFMSPDRF is encoded by the coding sequence ATGGCACCAGCGGGACTGGACGCCCAGGTCGGCATCGTCGGCACCGGCACGATGGGCAGCATGCTCGCCTGGCAGCTCGCCCGCCGCGGCGTGCGGGTGCTGGCCTTCGAGCAGTTCTCACCAGGCCACGACCGAGGCGCGGTCGGCGGCGAAACGCGGCTGTTCCGGCTGGCTTACGCCGAAGGGAACCAGTACGTGCCGCTGCTGCGGGATTCGCTGCGGCTGTGGCGCGAGCTGGAGGACGAATCGGGCTCGGAGATCCTGACGCAGTGCGGAGGACTGTCGATCGGGGAATCCGGCGGCGACTACATCTCCGGACTGCTCGCCAGCGCCCGCGCCACCGACGTCCCCATCAGCGTCCTGTCCGCGGCCGAAGTCGCCGAGCGCCATCCGCAGCACCGACTCCTCGACGGCGAGATCGCCGTGCTCGACGAGCAGGCGGGCTTCCTGCGTTGTGAGCAGGCGGTGCTCAGCGCCACCCGCGTTGCCGAGCAGGCCGGGGCCGAGGTGCTGCGCTACACCGAGGTCACCGAACTCGCCGAGGAGAGCGACAGCGTTCTGGTGCGCACCGCCGACGGATCCTCGCACCGGGTCGGACAGGTGGTGGTGGCCGCCGGATCCTGGGCCGCCCGCTTCCTGCCCGCCAGGCTGGCCGCCGCGGTCCAGTCGCGGCGCGTGCTGCTGAGCTGGTTCGGCACCGACGACATCGACGCCTACCGGTCCGAGGTGTTCCCGATCTTCGTCCACCACCACGGCGACCAGCACCTCTACGGCATGCCGACGGTGGACGGCGTGATGGTCAAGGTGGCCGGCGCGGTCCTCTCGCACCCCGTGCCCGCCCCGGAAGCCGTCGAACGCAGGCACAGCATGGCCGAGATCCGCCGGGTTTCCGATGCGGTGGGCGAGTTCCTGCCCGGACTGCACCCGGAGCCCATTCGCACCGATGCCTTCACCGACCTCTACACCACCGACGAATGCCCGCTGGTCGGACGCGTCGGGGAGCGGATCGTGGTGACCACCGGGCACTCCGGGCGCGGCTTCAAGTACTCCCCGGGAATGGCCGCGGCGGTGGCCGACGTGCTCTCCGGCGCCGCTGATCCGCGCTACGCGTTCATGTCGCCGGACCGGTTCTGA
- a CDS encoding CBS domain-containing protein, translating into MTTARDVMHAGAKCIDEDESLYKAAQMMRDLEVGSLPICGRDNRLHGIITDRDIVLRCCAEGRDPAEVKAGELAQGKPYWVDAGSDVSKVLTMMEQHQIRRVPVIADHKLVGMISESDLARHLTDEQLAHFVESVYAAS; encoded by the coding sequence ATGACCACGGCGCGCGATGTCATGCACGCGGGGGCCAAGTGCATCGACGAGGACGAGAGCCTGTACAAGGCCGCGCAGATGATGCGCGACCTGGAAGTCGGTTCGCTGCCGATCTGCGGCCGGGACAACCGGTTGCACGGCATCATCACCGACCGGGACATCGTGCTGCGCTGTTGCGCGGAAGGACGCGACCCGGCCGAGGTGAAGGCCGGTGAGCTCGCCCAGGGCAAGCCGTACTGGGTCGATGCGGGCTCCGACGTGAGCAAGGTGCTGACCATGATGGAACAGCACCAGATCCGCCGGGTGCCGGTGATCGCCGATCACAAGCTGGTCGGCATGATCAGCGAATCCGACCTGGCCCGGCACCTCACCGATGAACAACTGGCGCACTTCGTGGAGAGCGTCTACGCGGCCAGCTGA